A single Vanacampus margaritifer isolate UIUO_Vmar chromosome 7, RoL_Vmar_1.0, whole genome shotgun sequence DNA region contains:
- the LOC144055073 gene encoding putative methyltransferase NSUN7 has translation MTKGCEIRIVNTRRGLMEDKEALISLPPAPPLPSDQAFLQAAAIFQHLRTEKPLRHQFVHYEKKKDTLSLPESGDKTTEQQALQLAFSTLTYQDLLEEIMMDSRFHTSQHIPHDLLPLTMVMLCDFRDRSFTPRERSPNEEDKPQQVVRDLESKLHKYVRNEAVTSDNPKIRLKSTCTCVRIRCKTKLAASLARCRVKHGLRSASRILSEPVRSKQQQARLLPLYAWVNTLRSSVKEVCEELRLSGMSEVDHVAEVSESAFGRDPLCVDTLILPRKLPASMQLRHLTATHTLNVQDRSVCLVASALRPLLFDSADVLVAGSISALTVARVATTVAAAFSGSVLVCGGDHNTSQLKDIQELLKQMDVKNVRILPDAFFSLDEWDSAIEHLKVIMVFPQCSLSALSDPVDTIHREHGDWNLLQDLSRGLVSQSNINKLTTQQAILLARALIFPQVQTVLYCTRSVYEEENEQLVNRVLEKTHTPSKLLPFRVNGRIFPEDTQSEDAAGCKFFRLEPSPVTNGCFVARLSRQADPTKVETVQEVLARAAAKGLLDGLFPATGKKSKSKKNPVGHSEGEDKGEREVKGDEEGKEGRRKKKRKRKIKPKHGKVVSKQPSTDHKKERKKKVTTQTHGKRRKCKARKIPRLTLALISSSKPFNHVLAAAAERESTAASAKKDPSPARQTGTNTQTKKATKTPASQTGSPMRSYMEELASRVDIESDLVCSLTCSSLNSESETCLEKTSASTTQHAHTSSSSSSSSPSFHCFADFLS, from the exons ATgacaaaag GATGTGAAATTAGAATAGTCAACACACGTCGAGGGCTAATGGAGGACAAGGAGGCACTCATCTCTCTTCCACCTG CTCCCCCTCTTCCATCAGATCAAGCTTTCCTgcaggcggcggccatcttcCAACATCTACGTACGGAGAAGCCACTCAGGCATCAATTTGTGCATTATGAGAAGAAGAAGGACACGCTGTCTCTGCCGGAGAGTGGAGATAAGACAACTGAGCAACAGGCCTTGCAGTTGGCCTTCAGTACGCTCACAT ACCAAGATTTACTGGAGGAGATAATGATGGACAGCCGCTTCCACACGTCGCAGCATATT CCTCATGACCTACTGCCACTCACAATGGTGATGCTGTGTGACTTCCGTGACCGAAGCTTTACGCCGCGTGAGCGTTCACCAAATGAAGAGGACAAGCCTCAGCAAGTAGTGAGAGATCTGGAAAGCAAGCTACATAAGTATGTGCGCAATGAAGCAGTCACATCTGACAATCCAAAAATACGTCTAAAGTCTacgtgcacgtgtgtgcgtATCAGATGTAAAACCAAGCTGGCAGCCTCTCTGGCTCGCTGCAGGGTCAAACATGGCCTGCGCAGTGCTTCGCGCATCCTGTCTGAGCCTGTGAGGAGCAAACAACAGCAAGCCAGACTTCTCCCTCTTTATGCATGGGTCAACACTCTCAGAAGCAG TGTGAAGGAAGTTTGTGAGGAGTTGCGGCTCAGCGGGATGTCTGAGGTGGACCACGTGGCTGAAGTCAGTGAATCCGCATTCGGCAGAGACCCACTCTGTGTCGACACACTCATCCTACCCCGAAAGCTGCCTGCCTCCATGCAGCTCAGACACCTCACGGCTACACACACGTTAAACGTACAG GACAGGAGCGTGTGCTTGGTGGCAAGTGCGTTACGCCCGCTCTTATTCGACAGCGCTGACGTTCTGGTGGCGGGCTCCATCTCAGCCCTGACAGTGGCCCGTGTGGCCACCACTGTGGCGGCTGCCTTTTCAGGCAGCGTGCTGGTCTGCGGTGGTGATCACAACACATCACAACTTAAAGACATACAGGAGCTACTGAAACAAATGGATGTGAAAA ACGTGCGCATCCTGCCTGATGCGTTCTTCAGTCTGGATGAGTGGGACTCCGCGATTGAACATCTAAAGGTCATCATGGTGTTTCCTCAGTGCTCGTTGTCTGCCCTCAGCGATCCTGTGGACACCATCCACCGTGAACATGGAG aCTGGAATCTGCTGCAAGACTTGTCTCGTGGTTTAGTATCCCAGAGCAACATAAACAAACTTACGACTCAGCAAGCAATACTACTGGCCCGCGCCTTAATCT TCCCACAGGTTCAGACTGTGCTCTACTGCACACGCTCAGTGTATGAGGAGGAAAATGAGCAGCTGGTGAATAGAGTgttagaaaaaacacacactcccTCCAAACTGCTGCCATTCAG GGTGAATGGACGCATTTTCCCTGAAGACACTCAGTCAGAAGACGCCGCAGGCTGCAAATTCTTCAGGCTGGAACCTTCTCCGGTCACCAACGGCTGCTTTGTGGCCCGTTTGTCTCGACAG GCGGATCCAACTAAGGTCGAAACAGTCCAGGAAGTGCTAGCGAGGGCAGCAGCCAAAGGCCTCCTGGACGGTCTTTTCCCTGCGACGGGAAAGAAGTCGAAAAGCAAAAAGAATCCGGTAGGACATTCCGAAGGAGAGGACAAAGGTGAAAGAGAGGTCAAGGGTGACGAGGAGGGAAAGGAAGGACGGCGCAAGAAAAAGCGCAAACGAAAAATCAAGCCGAAACACGGCAAGGTGGTCTCCAAGCAACCTTCAACAGACCACAAGaaggagaggaagaaaaaagtcacaacaCAAACGCATGGCAAGAGGCGGAAGTGCAAAGCAAGAAAAATTCCTCGCCTGACACTCGCGCTGATATCCTCCAGTAAACCTTTCAATCACGTGCTTGCTGCAGCCGCCGAGCGCGAGTCAACGGCCGCCTCTGCTAAAAAAGACCCCTCTCCGGCCAGACAAACGGGAACAAACACACAGACCAAGAAGGCGACCAAAACACCGGCGAGTCAAACAGGAAGTCCAATGAGGAGCTACATGGAGGAGTTGGCCTCCAGAGTGGATATTGAGTCTGATCTGGTCTGCTCACTCACCTGCAGCTCTCTGAACAGCGAGAGCGAGACCTGCCTCGAGAAGACTTCAGCCTCCACGACCCAGCATGCTCATActtcgtcgtcatcatcatcatcatcaccatcattcCACTGTTTTGCGGACTTTTTAAGTTGA